The genome window GGACGCAGGTGCTCGCGGGCCAGCTTCACCACGAGGCGGAGGTGTGAGCCCACCAGTCGGACCCTGGCGGCGCGATCTCCGTCCCTGCGCGCGCGGCGGGCCAGGGTCACCTCCTCGTCCCGGGTGAGGAACGGTTGGCGCCGGACCTCGGCGAGATAGCTCGCGAGCAGCTCGGTCTGGGCCGAGTCCATCGTGAGCGAGGCGGCGGGCCTTCGCGCACGCCGAGGGGGAGTCCTGGAGGGAAGGCGCCGCGAGGGCTGGCCTCGGGGACGTCCCGGGGCAGGCAGGACTCGAGGCGTTCGGGCAGGGAGGGTGGAGAGCTGCTCTAGCGGAGGCATGGGCACTCCAGGAGGGCGCGGCGATGGAACGCGCCGGCGTGCCTTTGCAGCGACGGTGCCAGCGGGGGAGCAGGCGCGCGCCCACCGTGGCGGGAATGGAGCGGAAGGCAGGAGGAGGGGCAGGTCACCGGAAAAATCTGCGTTGTGCGCCCTCCAGCCGAAAGCTTTGCGCGGGGACGCGGCAGACGGGCGCACCCGCGGTGGTTCTTCGAGGCTCCATGCCGCCGGCCGCAGGGGCTGGTGCGCCGAGCGATGAGAGAGCCGCACGGGCTCCGCGAACCGACCGGACCAGGGGCTTCCGGAGGGTGGTCTGCCCGCCTGCCTGCCCCCTTCCCTCTGACATCCTGGGGGGCCATCTCCCGGGCTGAAAGGGGGAGTCATGTCCATCAGATTACTGATGCTGGGACTGCTGAGCCTGGGGGCTGTCGGGCAGCTGGCGTGTTCCGCGAATGCCGAGGCTGCTCAAGAGAGCACCACCTCCGACTCCGAGACGGAGAAGAAGAGCGACACGCCGGCGGGAGGGCAGTTCTGCGGCGGCTTCGCGGCCATCCAGTGCCCGGCGGGGCTCATCTGCGTGGATGCTCCCAATGACGACTGCGATCCGAACGCGGGCGGGCGCGACTGTGGAGGCATCTGCGCCGACCCGGACAGCGGGAAGAAGCCCAAGTGTGACTACAACGATCCACAGCTGAGCTACGTCTCGCGCAACCCCGACGAGTGCCCGGCGATCCTCTTCCGCTGTCCCGAGGGCGCCACGGCGTTCTTCAACGACTGTGGCTGCGGGTGCCAGGCGTCGTCGGGCGCCTGCACGTATGACGACCCGAACAAGCGCTACATCTCGCAGGACCCCGCGCAGTGCGCGGCCATCCGGTTCACGTGCAACAGCGGGGAGCAGCCGTTCTTCGACACGTGCGGCTGCGGCTGCGAGCTCGCTCCGACGCCATAGGCGTGTGTACGCCCGAGGGTCGTGGCCTTCTGTCGGCCAGGCCACCATTCCACTCCCAGGGCCCACCGGCCCTCTCCTGATGGGGAGCCGGTGGGCGTGCTAGCGTCCGGAGGGATCGGAGCGCTCAACCTGCGGAGGGAGGAGCCATGGCCGGCAGCACCCATGCGAGTACGGCCCTCATCACCCGCCACCGAGGGGGGTTCCCGCGAGGGCTCACCTGGGTGACGCGAGAGGGTGAGGCCGAGTTGGATACGGGGCTCGATCTGGGCATCCATCGGATGGTCCGCGGAGAGCGCATCCAGGACAGCCCCTCCAAGGAGACGGCCTGGATCCTGTTCTCGGGCCAGGCGGAGGTGGAGCTCGAAGGCGCGCGGGCCTCCGTCACGCGGGCCTCGCTCTTCGAGGAAGCGCCGACGGTGGTTCATGTGCCGGCTGGCGCCCGTGTCCGGATCGAGGCCACGAGCGAAGAGGTGGAGTGGGCCGTGGTGAGCGCGACGAACCCGAAGGCGTTCGCGCCGCGCATCTTCTTCCCCCAGGACATCCAGGACGAGCTACGCGGCAAGGGGCTGGTGCAGGACGCGGCGGTGCGCACGGTGCGTCTGGCGTTCGATGCCAACAACCGCCCCGAGGGCGCGTTCGTCGTCGGCGAGGTGATCAACTACCCCGGGCGCTGGTCGAGCTATCCGCCGCACCACCACGCCCAGACGGAGCTCTACCACTACCGGTTCACGCTGCCGCAGGGCTACGGCCACGCGGAGCTCGGTGACGACGTCTACAAGGTGAAGCAGTACGACACGGTGAAGATCCTCGGGGGAGTGGACCACCCGCAGGTCTCCGCGCCCGGGTACGGCATGTATTACCTGTGGGTGGTGCGGCACCAGCCGAGCAACCCCTACCGGGGGTTCGAGTTCACCGAGGAGCACCGCTGGGTGCTCGATGCACAGCAGCAGGGGTGGAAGCCCGGCAACGCGGGAGGGCGGTGACATGGCTCGGACCGTTCGCATCACCCTGGCGCAGGCGGTGGTCCGGTTCCTCGATGCGCAGCGCGTCTCGAGGGATGGCGAGGTGCACCGCTTCTTCCGAGGCGTCTTCGGCATCTTCGGCCACGGCAACGTGACGGGGATCGGCCAGGCCCTCGAGGAGCATGAGGGCGGGCTGCCCTACTTCCAGCCCAAGAACGAGCAGGGCATGGTCCACACCGCCATCGCCTATGCGAAGTCCCGGCGGAGGCTGTCGACCTTCGCGTGCACGAGCTCCATCGGACCGGGCGCCACCAACATGGTGACGGGCGCGGCCACGGCCACCATCAACCGGCTGCCGGTGCTGCTGCTGCCCGGGGACATCTTCGCCAACCGCGCGCCTCAGCCGGTGCTGCAGCAGCTCGAGTTTCCCCACTCGATGGACGTGAGCGTCAACGACTGCTTCCGGCCGGTGTCGCGGTACTGGGACCGCATCCAGCGCCCCGAGCAGCTCCTCTCCGCGCTCCCCGAGGCGATGCGCGTGCTCGCCGATCCCGCCGAGACCGGGGCCGTGACGCTCTGCCTGCCTCAGGACGTGCAGTCCGAGGCCTTCGACTGTCCGGAGCTCTTTCTCCAGGAGCGCGTCCACGTCGTCGAGCGCCGGCCGTGCTCCCGCGAGCGTCTGGAGGAGGCCGTGGCGCTGCTGCGGAAGGCTCGGCGCCCGTTCTGCATCGCGGGCGGTGGGGTGCACTACGCCGCGGCCGAGGAGGCCCTCCGCCGCTTCTGCGACGCGACGGGCATTCCTGTCGGTGTCACGCAGGCGGGCATGGGCGCGCTGCCGGATGCGCATGGGGCGTGTCTCGGGGCGGTGGGCGTCACCGGGACGGGCGCCGCCAACCGCATCGCCCTGGACGCGGACGTCATCCTCACGGTGGGCACGCGCCTGTCGGACTTCACGACGGCGTCGAAGACCCAGTTCCAGGCGGAGGGCGTGCGCTTCATCGCGCTCAACGTGAACGCGTTCGATGCCGCCAAGCACGGGGCGGTGCCACTGGTGGCGGATGCGCGGGTGGGGCTCGAGGAGCTGACCCGGGCCCTGGAGGGGTGGCGCATTCCGGCCAGCTACGGGGCTGAGATCTCCACGGCTCGCGAGGAGTGGGCGAAGACCCGGGATGTGTTGACGCGCTCGACGGACGGCCGGCTCACGCAGGCCGAGGTCATCCGCGTCCTCAATGAGGAGGCGGGGCCGGGGTCCACGGTCGTTCACGCGGCGGGCGGCATCCCCGGCGACATCCACAAGCTCTGGCGCGCGAAGGAGCCGGACGACTACCACTCCGAATACGGCTACTCGTGCATGGGCTACGAGGTGGCGGGCGCGCTGGGCGTCAAGCTCGCGCACCCGGAGCGCGAGGTGTACGCGCTGCTGGGAGACGGCAGCTACCTCATGCTGAGCCAGGAGCTGCTGACGTCCATCCAGGAGGGGGCGAAGATCACGCTCGTCCTCCTGGACAACCATGGCTACCAGTGCATCCACAACCTGCAGCGAGGGTCGGGGAGCCGGGGCTTCGGCAACGAGTTCCGCGCCAGGCGGGGAGGGCGCCTGGAGGGAGAGCCGCTCGCCGTGGACTTCGTCCAGAACGCCCGGAGCCTGGGCGCCAGCACGTTCACCGCGACGACGGCCGCCGAGCTCTCCCGGGCGCTCCGGGATGCGCGAGCCGTGCCGACGAGCTGCCTCATCTACATCCCGCTGGAGAGCAGCGCGGGCCTGCCCGGGACATCCTGGTGGGATGTGCCCATCGCCGAGGTGAGCCCCTCCGCCTCGGTGCAGGAGAAGCGGGCGGCTTACGAGGAAGCGAAGAAGAAGCAGCGGTTCTACTACTGACGGAGCGCCCGCGGAGGACGAGCCATGCGCAGCGGTCTCGAGGTGGAGGTGGGCTCCCAGCCCATCAACTGGTGCAACGACGACTTCCGGGACCTCGGAGCGTCGATCACCCTGGAGCAGTGCCTGAGCGAGATGCGGCAGGCGGGCTACGTGGGCACGGAGCTGGGGCACCGGTTCCCTCAGGACGGCACCGCGGTCCGTGCGCTGCTCGAGAAGTACGGGCTGAAGCTGGCCTCCGGGTGGCACAGTACGTTCCTGGCCTCCAGGCCCTACGCCGAGGAGGAGAAGTCCTTCGACGCGCACGTGGCTCGGCTCCGGGCCGCGGGCAGCCGGGTGGTCATCGTCGCCGAGTGCACTGGCGCCATCCACTCGGACGGCTCGAAGCCGCTGCGCTTTGCGTCGGGTGTGGAACTGCTGGATGAAGGGGCCTGGACGCGCGTCTACGAGGGGCTCGACCGGTTGGCCGAGCGGGCCGCCGTCGCGGGGATGAAGGTGGCCTATCACCCCCATATGGGCACGGTGATCCAGGACCAGCGCGACGTGGATCGGCTGATGGAGCGGACGAAGGTGCTCTCGCTGCTGCTCGACACGGGACACCTGGCGTTCGCGGGCGCGGATCCGCTCGCGCTCCTGCGCGCTCACGGGCCGCGCGTCGCGCATGTCCACCTGAAGAACATCCGCCCGGCGGTGGTGGAGGAGGTGCGAGCGAAGCGGCTCAGCTTCGAGGCCGCCGTGCGCGCGGGCGCCTTCACCGTGCCGGGCGATGGAGGCATCGACTACAAGCCGATCTTCGAGCACCTGGCCTCGCTGCGGTACTCGGGCTGGTGGATCGTGGAGGCCGAGCAGGATCCCGCCAAGGCGAACCCGCTCGAGTACGCGATCCGGGGTCGGCGCTACATCCGGGAGACCGCGGGCGTTTGAGCCCTGCGGGTTCCCCTGGCATGGTGGAAGGAGGAGCCGTGTCCTCATCCCGGATGCAGCAGACCGTCGCGCTTGGGACCGAGTTCTGGAATGACTCCTGCGCGCTCCAGGAGCTGGCGGAGGCCATCGAGAACGGCGCGGTCGGCGCCACCTCGAACCCGGTCATCGTCGGCGCCGCCGTGAGTGGTGACAAGGCACGGTGGCTGCCCGTGCTGGAGCGGCTCCTGCGCGAGCACCCCGGCGACACGGAGGACGATGCGGCCTGGAGGCTCATCGAGGCCGTGGCTCGGGAGGCTGCCGCCCTGCTGGCGCCCATCCACGAGGCGACGAAGGGGCGTCAGGGCTACCTCTGCGTCCAGGTGAGCCCGAAGATCTACCGGTCCACGGAGCGGATGATCGAGCACGGGGTGGCGCTCGCCGCGCTCGCGCCGAACATCGCCATCAAGTGTCCCTCGACGAGGGAGGGCATCGCCGCGATGGAGGAGCTCACGGCTCGGGGGATCAACATCAACGCGACCGTGAGCTTCAGCGTGCCGCAGGCGCTCGCCACGGCGGAGGCGGTCGAGCGAGGCATGGACCGGGCGCTGCGGACGGGCGTATCCCGGGAGCGGCTGCACCCCTACGTGACGATCATGGTGGGGCGGGTGGATGACCACATGAAGCGGGTGGCGGAGCGGGACTCCGTGATGCTCGATCCTGGGTACCTGAACTGGGCGGGGATCGCCGTGTTCAAGAAGGCCCATCAGCTCTTCGTCCAGCGGAAGTTCCGGAGCACGCTGCTGGCCGCCGCTTACCGTCATCACCTGCACTGGTCGGAGCTGATTGGCGAGGGCGCGATCCAGAGCATCCCGTACGGGTGGTGGAAGCAGTTCAACGCCTCGGACATCACGCCGCGCAAGACGCTGAGCGAGCCCGTGGCGTCCGAGATCGTCGACACGCTCCGCCGGAAGCTCCCGGACTTCCGGCGGGCCTACGACGAGGAGGGGATGCGGCCCGAGGAGTTCGCCGGCTACGGAGCCTCGGTCCACACGCTGCGCCAGTTCCTGGGCGGCTACCAGCAGCTCGTGGAGTGGGTGCGGGACCGGATGCTCGCTTGAGCCGTGCGGCCGGAGAGCCGGCTCACTGTGGGATCGGAACGGGCTTGCCGAGCTTCAGGGACTGGAGCGCGGCATCCGCCAGGACGAGCGCCGCCCGGCCATCCCGGCCCGTCACGAGGGGCTCGGCGCCGGAGGTGGCCACCTCGAGGAAGTGCTCCAGCTCGGCGCGGTAGGCCTCTGGGTAGCGGTCGAGGAAGAAGTGGTACGGCTTGTCGGAGAGCACGGCCTCGCGCGTGTAGCGCGTGACGGTGGTGGGCAGCGGGTTGGCCGCCTGGAGCATCCCCTTCGAGCCGAAGACCTCGATGCGCTGG of Hyalangium gracile contains these proteins:
- a CDS encoding 5-deoxy-glucuronate isomerase; translation: MAGSTHASTALITRHRGGFPRGLTWVTREGEAELDTGLDLGIHRMVRGERIQDSPSKETAWILFSGQAEVELEGARASVTRASLFEEAPTVVHVPAGARVRIEATSEEVEWAVVSATNPKAFAPRIFFPQDIQDELRGKGLVQDAAVRTVRLAFDANNRPEGAFVVGEVINYPGRWSSYPPHHHAQTELYHYRFTLPQGYGHAELGDDVYKVKQYDTVKILGGVDHPQVSAPGYGMYYLWVVRHQPSNPYRGFEFTEEHRWVLDAQQQGWKPGNAGGR
- the iolD gene encoding 3D-(3,5/4)-trihydroxycyclohexane-1,2-dione acylhydrolase (decyclizing), yielding MARTVRITLAQAVVRFLDAQRVSRDGEVHRFFRGVFGIFGHGNVTGIGQALEEHEGGLPYFQPKNEQGMVHTAIAYAKSRRRLSTFACTSSIGPGATNMVTGAATATINRLPVLLLPGDIFANRAPQPVLQQLEFPHSMDVSVNDCFRPVSRYWDRIQRPEQLLSALPEAMRVLADPAETGAVTLCLPQDVQSEAFDCPELFLQERVHVVERRPCSRERLEEAVALLRKARRPFCIAGGGVHYAAAEEALRRFCDATGIPVGVTQAGMGALPDAHGACLGAVGVTGTGAANRIALDADVILTVGTRLSDFTTASKTQFQAEGVRFIALNVNAFDAAKHGAVPLVADARVGLEELTRALEGWRIPASYGAEISTAREEWAKTRDVLTRSTDGRLTQAEVIRVLNEEAGPGSTVVHAAGGIPGDIHKLWRAKEPDDYHSEYGYSCMGYEVAGALGVKLAHPEREVYALLGDGSYLMLSQELLTSIQEGAKITLVLLDNHGYQCIHNLQRGSGSRGFGNEFRARRGGRLEGEPLAVDFVQNARSLGASTFTATTAAELSRALRDARAVPTSCLIYIPLESSAGLPGTSWWDVPIAEVSPSASVQEKRAAYEEAKKKQRFYY
- the iolE gene encoding myo-inosose-2 dehydratase; this translates as MRSGLEVEVGSQPINWCNDDFRDLGASITLEQCLSEMRQAGYVGTELGHRFPQDGTAVRALLEKYGLKLASGWHSTFLASRPYAEEEKSFDAHVARLRAAGSRVVIVAECTGAIHSDGSKPLRFASGVELLDEGAWTRVYEGLDRLAERAAVAGMKVAYHPHMGTVIQDQRDVDRLMERTKVLSLLLDTGHLAFAGADPLALLRAHGPRVAHVHLKNIRPAVVEEVRAKRLSFEAAVRAGAFTVPGDGGIDYKPIFEHLASLRYSGWWIVEAEQDPAKANPLEYAIRGRRYIRETAGV
- a CDS encoding transaldolase family protein; this encodes MSSSRMQQTVALGTEFWNDSCALQELAEAIENGAVGATSNPVIVGAAVSGDKARWLPVLERLLREHPGDTEDDAAWRLIEAVAREAAALLAPIHEATKGRQGYLCVQVSPKIYRSTERMIEHGVALAALAPNIAIKCPSTREGIAAMEELTARGININATVSFSVPQALATAEAVERGMDRALRTGVSRERLHPYVTIMVGRVDDHMKRVAERDSVMLDPGYLNWAGIAVFKKAHQLFVQRKFRSTLLAAAYRHHLHWSELIGEGAIQSIPYGWWKQFNASDITPRKTLSEPVASEIVDTLRRKLPDFRRAYDEEGMRPEEFAGYGASVHTLRQFLGGYQQLVEWVRDRMLA